A genomic region of Thermocrinis sp. contains the following coding sequences:
- a CDS encoding peptide chain release factor 1: MKNLKEALETLLEKTYSPYLVSSLYLRLTPESRTDRKYLKVFKDMVKAQKTNLEKRKLSEEVLNSLIEDFKKMEDFISDPENLKSCGGVALFSCSGKDIFVPIKLPYAYRDRLMVSINPLVRELAAIDEELGRIGVVLLDRKHIRFFLMDFESIVEVYDFLEPLATRSHRFHSGGDALKGAQGTFKYSMPSRASSPNMVQHSMGEYRFHMRIQEEKHRIFKITNDALMEAWKENKFDKLVIGSLREDIKDIENHLHTYLLERLVGYININPSEAKEHEIKEKVLDLLWQKDREQEESLIDQLELLEGQGLAVSGVSKVLEQLQMGNVKTLLVADSFEKPGYYCLESHLPTLKPECPVEGEVAYPVEDIVDEIIELALEERAGVEIIIREDLQKRLDGMGAFLRWRI; encoded by the coding sequence ATGAAAAACTTAAAAGAGGCACTTGAAACACTACTCGAAAAGACATACTCTCCATACCTTGTTTCAAGTCTATATCTGAGACTCACACCAGAAAGCAGAACTGACAGAAAGTATCTGAAAGTATTCAAAGACATGGTAAAAGCTCAGAAGACTAACTTAGAAAAAAGGAAACTCAGCGAGGAAGTCCTTAATTCTCTGATTGAAGACTTTAAAAAAATGGAGGATTTTATCAGCGATCCGGAAAATCTAAAATCTTGTGGGGGTGTAGCGCTATTTTCATGCAGTGGCAAGGATATATTTGTTCCTATAAAGCTTCCCTACGCATACAGAGACAGACTTATGGTGTCTATAAATCCCTTAGTTAGAGAACTAGCAGCCATAGACGAGGAATTAGGTAGAATTGGCGTTGTTCTGTTGGACAGAAAGCATATCAGGTTCTTTTTGATGGATTTTGAAAGCATTGTAGAAGTTTACGATTTTCTTGAACCATTGGCTACTAGGTCTCACAGATTTCACAGTGGTGGTGATGCATTAAAGGGGGCGCAAGGCACTTTCAAATACTCTATGCCTTCAAGGGCTTCATCACCAAACATGGTTCAGCACTCTATGGGTGAATACAGATTTCACATGAGAATTCAGGAGGAAAAGCACAGGATATTTAAAATAACCAACGATGCCCTTATGGAAGCGTGGAAAGAAAACAAATTTGACAAGTTAGTCATAGGAAGCTTAAGGGAAGATATAAAAGATATAGAAAACCACCTACACACCTACCTCTTGGAAAGGTTAGTGGGATATATAAACATTAATCCTTCTGAAGCTAAGGAGCATGAGATCAAAGAGAAAGTTTTGGATCTGCTTTGGCAAAAGGACAGGGAGCAAGAGGAAAGCCTGATAGATCAGCTTGAGCTTTTGGAAGGGCAGGGGCTTGCGGTTAGTGGGGTATCAAAGGTTCTGGAGCAGCTGCAAATGGGAAACGTAAAAACTCTTTTAGTAGCCGACAGTTTTGAAAAGCCTGGATATTACTGTTTAGAATCCCATCTGCCTACCTTAAAGCCCGAATGCCCTGTGGAGGGAGAGGTTGCCTATCCAGTGGAGGACATAGTGGATGAAATAATAGAGCTCGCCTTAGAGGAGAGAGCAGGTGTAGAGATAATAATTAGAGAAGATCTCCAAAAGAGGTTAGATGGTATGGGAGCCTTTTTGAGGTGGCGGATATAA
- a CDS encoding pitrilysin family protein has product MIVFLILLLEVLFMAQALALQDIAKYKLSNGATLVVKRRDDTDAVSLHVWFKVGSIEENYQQKGIAHFLEHMLFNGSEKYAYGEIDKIVEGLGGRMNAGTSKEYTFYYINIAKPYWKEALEVLYQLTQKPKLDEDMIEKEKPIVIEELRRGKDDPTNVLWEEFEKLAYKASPYRHPIIGYEETISRFNRESLLEFFRNYYQPQNMVIVVVGDVEPLEVKDYVEQMFGKERGRPVARAQYVPEPEQLETRFKKIEDKRIERSYWIIGWRVMPVGVKEYYSLLVLDQILSGGRTSILYRELVEKGIVYSIYAGDLARPRDNLFVISASFDPKKYEEVKRKVSEILQALPQSLTDEEVQKAKQRIINSETFSLERVQREAYYIGYSLTVVGLLDYYLYFENNIRSVRKKDVVDVLQKYILNKPYSEILMLPQK; this is encoded by the coding sequence GTGATAGTTTTTCTTATTCTACTTCTGGAGGTGCTTTTTATGGCTCAGGCTTTGGCTCTGCAGGATATAGCGAAGTATAAGTTAAGCAACGGGGCTACCTTAGTTGTGAAGAGAAGGGATGATACAGATGCTGTATCTTTGCACGTGTGGTTTAAGGTTGGTTCTATAGAAGAGAATTATCAGCAAAAGGGTATTGCCCATTTTCTTGAGCATATGCTTTTTAATGGTTCTGAAAAGTACGCTTACGGTGAAATAGATAAGATTGTTGAAGGATTGGGTGGGAGAATGAATGCCGGAACTTCTAAAGAATATACTTTCTACTACATAAACATAGCCAAGCCTTACTGGAAGGAGGCTTTGGAGGTTTTATATCAGCTTACACAAAAGCCCAAGCTAGATGAGGATATGATAGAAAAAGAAAAACCTATAGTTATAGAAGAACTAAGAAGAGGAAAGGATGATCCTACAAACGTGCTTTGGGAAGAGTTTGAAAAGCTTGCCTACAAAGCCTCGCCTTACAGGCATCCTATAATAGGCTACGAAGAAACCATAAGTAGATTCAACAGAGAAAGCTTGCTTGAGTTTTTTAGAAATTATTACCAGCCTCAAAACATGGTGATCGTAGTCGTGGGAGATGTGGAACCTCTGGAAGTAAAAGATTATGTTGAACAAATGTTTGGTAAAGAAAGAGGAAGGCCTGTGGCAAGAGCCCAATATGTGCCAGAGCCTGAGCAATTGGAAACAAGGTTTAAGAAAATAGAAGACAAGAGAATTGAAAGATCTTACTGGATAATAGGTTGGAGGGTAATGCCCGTCGGAGTTAAAGAATACTACTCTCTTTTAGTTTTGGACCAGATTTTGAGTGGCGGAAGGACTTCAATTTTATACAGAGAGTTGGTTGAGAAGGGCATTGTCTACTCTATATATGCGGGAGACCTTGCAAGGCCAAGGGACAACCTTTTTGTAATATCAGCCAGCTTTGATCCAAAAAAATATGAGGAAGTAAAAAGAAAAGTTTCTGAAATACTTCAGGCTCTGCCTCAAAGCTTAACTGATGAGGAAGTGCAAAAGGCAAAGCAGAGGATAATAAACTCAGAAACCTTCTCCTTAGAAAGGGTTCAAAGGGAAGCTTACTACATTGGTTATTCCTTGACAGTGGTGGGACTTTTGGACTACTATCTTTACTTTGAAAACAACATAAGGTCCGTTAGGAAAAAGGACGTGGTGGATGTTCTACAAAAATACATACTCAACAAACCATACTCTGAGATACTCATGCTACCACAGAAATGA
- a CDS encoding pitrilysin family protein has protein sequence MKLIFIIFTLFSLAYGGQNLKEVVLENGVKLILKETKGRGIISGYIFVKGGTHGEEKRGTTNLMASLLTKGTKTYSSYEIASTFEDWGGFISSSAADDYVEISFATRPQGLDQALKVIESMLLEPSFKEENLQVEKRRVLSNIRSRREDGFELAMERLRLLTYRGTTYEVSPLGKEEDVEKINRDDLLKRWEEMLKGKNIVVAVVGDVDFSQMEKKFSEVFSRLPSGEFRVSMQEVSVDAEVLQKVQRKNSSQATVLCAFQGAQPKGKDFFAIRVLNSILGDGMTSKLFDELRERRGYAYATYSMYPIRLYSPRLFAYIGTSPEKRENAIKDLIQIVQDASITEEEAALAKRKIIGGYLLDRQTRGRQAFYLGFWEIMGFGYRMEQDYVKHIEDVSLQDVLRVREALKKGYHCVVVEP, from the coding sequence ATGAAGTTGATTTTTATAATTTTTACTCTTTTTAGCTTAGCTTACGGAGGTCAGAACTTGAAAGAGGTTGTTTTGGAAAACGGCGTAAAGCTTATTCTAAAGGAAACGAAGGGTAGAGGGATCATTTCTGGTTATATCTTCGTTAAAGGTGGCACACATGGGGAAGAAAAGAGGGGAACTACAAACCTAATGGCAAGCCTATTGACAAAGGGGACAAAAACCTACAGCTCCTACGAGATTGCCAGCACCTTTGAAGATTGGGGAGGGTTCATAAGTTCTTCTGCTGCCGACGATTATGTGGAGATAAGCTTTGCCACAAGACCTCAAGGGCTTGACCAAGCCCTGAAAGTTATAGAGAGTATGCTCCTTGAACCATCCTTTAAAGAAGAAAACCTTCAGGTGGAAAAAAGGAGGGTACTATCCAACATAAGGTCAAGAAGGGAAGATGGTTTTGAGCTTGCAATGGAGAGGCTAAGGCTTCTGACTTACAGAGGAACAACTTATGAAGTTTCTCCTCTGGGAAAGGAAGAGGATGTGGAGAAAATAAACAGAGATGACCTTCTGAAGAGATGGGAAGAAATGTTAAAAGGTAAAAACATTGTGGTGGCAGTTGTGGGAGATGTGGATTTTTCACAGATGGAAAAGAAATTTTCAGAGGTTTTTTCCCGATTGCCATCTGGGGAATTTAGGGTTAGCATGCAAGAAGTTTCTGTAGATGCTGAGGTTTTACAGAAGGTTCAAAGGAAAAACTCCTCCCAGGCTACTGTTCTTTGTGCCTTTCAAGGAGCCCAGCCAAAGGGTAAAGACTTCTTTGCTATTAGAGTGTTAAACAGCATTTTGGGAGATGGTATGACTTCCAAACTTTTTGATGAACTAAGAGAAAGAAGGGGCTACGCATACGCTACCTACTCTATGTATCCTATAAGACTTTACTCTCCTAGGCTCTTTGCCTACATAGGCACCTCTCCAGAAAAAAGAGAGAATGCAATAAAGGACTTAATACAGATCGTGCAGGATGCAAGCATAACGGAGGAAGAGGCGGCTCTTGCTAAAAGGAAGATAATAGGTGGGTATCTTTTGGATAGACAAACGAGAGGAAGGCAAGCCTTTTACTTAGGCTTTTGGGAAATTATGGGGTTTGGATACAGGATGGAGCAAGATTACGTAAAACACATAGAAGATGTTTCTCTACAAGATGTGCTAAGAGTGAGGGAGGCTCTAAAAAAAGGCTACCACTGTGTGGTGGTGGAGCCATAA
- a CDS encoding bifunctional riboflavin kinase/FAD synthetase, translated as MEKVVSLNINSKCLRDFECVYELYGHWAITVGVFDGVHLGHRYLIERLVENAKKRNLKSCVLSFYPHPSKTLSPSQQPCELTDPLERAERILRLGVDVVVYIHFDKEFSKVKAEDFLRNIIYERLKCKYLLVGYDWRFGYKKEGEVELAKEFGQRLGFEVETAEPFYKNGHLISSTYIRRLLHSGRLEEAFEYLGERYFIRRKVVRGSGRGSVLGYPTANLGGTENLCLKEGVYAVKVEDQYLGVANYGYRPTFDGRTKVLEVHLLDFRGNLRGKKIKVEFLSFIREERKFPSKEELLKQIEKDILTVKDSFRKEFLRF; from the coding sequence ATGGAAAAAGTAGTTTCTCTTAACATAAACTCTAAATGTTTAAGAGATTTTGAGTGTGTTTATGAGTTGTATGGCCATTGGGCAATCACGGTAGGTGTTTTTGACGGTGTGCACCTTGGGCACAGATATTTAATAGAAAGACTTGTGGAGAATGCAAAAAAAAGGAATCTTAAATCTTGCGTTCTGAGTTTTTATCCTCATCCTTCAAAGACTCTGTCACCAAGCCAGCAACCATGCGAGCTAACAGATCCTCTGGAAAGGGCAGAGAGAATACTAAGGCTTGGTGTAGATGTGGTGGTTTATATACATTTTGATAAAGAATTTTCTAAGGTTAAGGCGGAGGACTTTTTGAGGAACATCATCTACGAGAGGTTAAAATGTAAGTACCTTCTGGTGGGTTATGACTGGAGGTTTGGCTACAAAAAAGAGGGGGAGGTGGAGTTGGCCAAGGAGTTTGGACAGAGGTTGGGTTTTGAGGTAGAAACTGCAGAACCATTCTACAAAAACGGACACCTCATAAGCAGCACCTACATCAGAAGACTTTTGCACAGTGGGAGGTTAGAAGAAGCTTTTGAATACTTAGGAGAAAGGTATTTTATAAGAAGAAAGGTAGTAAGAGGCTCTGGTAGGGGAAGCGTGCTGGGCTATCCTACTGCAAACCTTGGTGGGACAGAAAATTTGTGTCTTAAGGAAGGAGTGTATGCAGTCAAGGTAGAGGATCAGTACTTAGGCGTTGCAAACTACGGCTACAGGCCTACCTTTGATGGAAGGACTAAGGTGCTTGAGGTCCACCTTTTGGACTTCAGAGGCAACTTAAGGGGCAAGAAAATAAAAGTGGAATTTCTGAGCTTTATAAGGGAAGAGAGAAAATTTCCCTCAAAGGAAGAACTGCTAAAGCAGATAGAAAAGGATATCCTTACTGTGAAAGATAGCTTCCGTAAAGAATTTCTCCGCTTTTGA
- a CDS encoding DUF507 family protein codes for MRLPEKLVERIADRIIKELTEERIIELEDPYVFKKKIIGIFKKAEEEERMLDEKTREILKEKMDLVEEASLDYRTAYKAIRNRLAEEMNINTNKRERMNQIAGMIKDLIMEDESVEVYEEPYVIRARTRNILMEALKEEEDIDKEVRERIRSYSKRIVEGTPEWNHLYKRIYEDALRRRGLL; via the coding sequence ATGAGACTACCAGAAAAATTGGTGGAGCGTATTGCAGATAGGATTATAAAAGAGCTAACAGAAGAAAGAATAATAGAATTGGAAGATCCTTATGTTTTTAAAAAGAAAATAATAGGGATTTTCAAAAAGGCTGAAGAAGAGGAAAGAATGCTTGATGAAAAAACCAGAGAAATACTAAAGGAAAAAATGGATCTTGTGGAAGAAGCAAGCTTAGATTACAGAACTGCTTATAAAGCAATTCGCAATAGACTTGCGGAAGAAATGAACATTAACACCAACAAAAGAGAGAGGATGAATCAAATAGCGGGTATGATAAAGGACCTAATAATGGAAGATGAATCTGTAGAAGTGTACGAAGAACCCTATGTTATAAGAGCAAGGACGAGGAACATACTTATGGAGGCTCTAAAGGAAGAGGAGGACATAGATAAAGAAGTTAGAGAAAGAATAAGGTCCTATTCAAAAAGGATAGTGGAAGGCACGCCCGAATGGAACCATCTGTACAAAAGAATTTACGAAGACGCTTTAAGAAGAAGGGGATTGCTTTAA
- a CDS encoding (Fe-S)-binding protein, with protein MFKRHVEISLDLADKCVKCALCKSVCPTYPHIEEEGGFARGRLVLAQMLLNGEIPETKEAYKHLDQCAMCRRCEWICPNGVEYKEVIVSAREKQNRSLIKEAGLKALDVLQSDAGRKTVKLLGKVMDKFSFKEIKVFFPTGAVKFMPKPDGKAFSLRGKTFKAEQERGRLLFFTGCMIDAFYSKTGESVIKLMNKAGWTVIVPEDIKCCGAPHYYSGNTPAFQRLKEHNLKEMEKYEFDAIVVACPTCGGAMQEDYGIDKKVYDFSEIVFETSLSFKGKGEKVTFHVPCHSYSAMKVSEKVFYGIIQRVESDQLIKGEKDKSCCGFAGLFSITNPELSKRIQREKIEDVKKTGADLVLTSCPGCVLNLKDGVKTHKTNQEVMHLADYLAGRLEE; from the coding sequence ATGTTTAAGAGGCATGTGGAGATCTCTTTGGACTTGGCTGATAAGTGTGTTAAATGCGCTCTGTGCAAATCTGTTTGCCCAACCTATCCACACATAGAGGAAGAGGGCGGGTTTGCAAGGGGTAGACTTGTATTGGCGCAGATGTTGCTAAATGGAGAAATACCGGAAACTAAAGAAGCTTACAAACACTTGGACCAGTGCGCCATGTGTAGAAGGTGCGAGTGGATCTGTCCTAACGGCGTGGAATACAAGGAAGTCATCGTCAGTGCTAGAGAAAAACAAAATAGATCCCTTATCAAAGAGGCTGGGCTTAAGGCTTTGGATGTTTTGCAGTCCGATGCAGGAAGGAAAACAGTTAAGCTTTTGGGTAAGGTGATGGATAAATTCTCTTTTAAAGAAATCAAGGTGTTTTTTCCCACAGGGGCGGTCAAGTTTATGCCAAAACCAGACGGAAAGGCTTTTAGTTTAAGGGGTAAAACCTTCAAAGCTGAGCAGGAGAGAGGAAGACTACTGTTCTTTACTGGTTGTATGATAGACGCCTTTTATTCCAAAACAGGGGAAAGCGTAATCAAGCTTATGAACAAAGCAGGTTGGACAGTTATAGTGCCAGAAGATATAAAGTGTTGTGGGGCGCCTCATTATTACTCTGGCAACACGCCTGCCTTTCAAAGGCTTAAAGAACACAATTTAAAAGAGATGGAAAAGTACGAGTTTGATGCTATAGTGGTAGCCTGTCCCACGTGTGGAGGAGCCATGCAGGAAGATTACGGCATAGACAAAAAAGTTTATGACTTTTCTGAAATAGTCTTTGAAACTTCTCTTTCTTTCAAAGGAAAAGGGGAAAAGGTTACCTTTCACGTTCCCTGCCACTCGTACAGCGCAATGAAGGTAAGTGAAAAGGTTTTCTACGGTATTATCCAAAGAGTAGAATCAGACCAGCTGATAAAGGGAGAGAAGGATAAATCCTGCTGTGGCTTTGCGGGACTTTTCTCAATAACAAACCCAGAGCTATCTAAAAGAATACAGAGAGAAAAGATAGAAGACGTCAAAAAGACTGGTGCTGACTTAGTGCTCACCTCTTGCCCTGGGTGCGTTCTTAATCTGAAGGATGGGGTAAAAACTCACAAAACAAATCAAGAAGTTATGCACCTTGCAGATTACTTAGCTGGACGCCTTGAGGAGTGA
- a CDS encoding KpsF/GutQ family sugar-phosphate isomerase: protein MKSEQILLRARQVIEEEVRELSKLSERLDQSFVKAVELILNCEGKVITTGVGKSGHIAQKIASTLSSTGTPAHFLHPSEALHGDLGVIESKDVILAISNSGESAEVVALLPYVKLIGAKIISIVNNINSTLAKHSDVCLFLGVGKEACPLNLAPTTTSTASLVLGDALAMVLLELRGFTEKDFANRHPAGTLGRKLKLVKELCHTGEEVPIVKELDPMGKVIVEMTSKGFGAVAVVDDEGKLCGIITDGDLRRFINRGGDLNNSLARDVMTKNPKTARMEELAAEALRRMEDYKITVLIITDEDRKPIGIIHMHDILRAGVIY, encoded by the coding sequence ATGAAAAGTGAGCAAATACTGCTTAGGGCAAGACAAGTAATAGAGGAGGAAGTAAGAGAGCTCTCTAAACTTTCAGAGAGGTTAGACCAGTCTTTCGTGAAAGCGGTAGAACTTATCCTAAACTGCGAGGGGAAGGTTATAACTACGGGAGTAGGCAAATCTGGACATATAGCCCAGAAGATAGCATCTACGCTTTCTTCCACAGGCACTCCAGCCCACTTTTTACATCCCTCAGAAGCCCTTCACGGGGACCTTGGAGTTATAGAAAGCAAGGATGTGATACTTGCCATATCAAATAGTGGAGAGTCGGCAGAAGTGGTTGCCCTACTTCCTTACGTTAAGCTAATAGGAGCTAAGATTATATCCATAGTTAATAACATTAACTCCACTTTGGCTAAACACTCGGATGTATGCTTGTTTTTAGGTGTGGGAAAGGAAGCGTGTCCTTTAAACTTAGCTCCGACCACCACAAGCACTGCCTCTTTGGTTTTAGGAGACGCGCTGGCTATGGTTCTTTTGGAGCTAAGAGGATTCACAGAAAAGGATTTTGCCAACAGGCATCCTGCGGGGACGCTTGGGAGAAAGCTAAAGCTTGTGAAAGAGCTTTGCCACACCGGCGAAGAAGTTCCTATAGTGAAAGAATTAGATCCGATGGGTAAAGTTATAGTGGAAATGACTAGCAAAGGCTTTGGAGCGGTGGCGGTGGTGGATGACGAAGGAAAACTCTGCGGTATCATCACCGATGGGGATCTAAGAAGGTTTATAAACAGAGGAGGGGACCTGAACAACAGTCTTGCCAGGGATGTGATGACCAAAAATCCCAAAACTGCAAGGATGGAGGAGCTTGCAGCAGAAGCTCTAAGAAGAATGGAAGATTACAAGATTACTGTATTGATAATTACGGACGAGGATAGAAAGCCAATAGGCATCATTCACATGCATGACATTCTAAGAGCTGGAGTGATATACTAA
- a CDS encoding M23 family metallopeptidase has translation MIKILFLLMLTCSIIGNTSLMQLGVGGPSVSYPSQDVYYDDPLEEINTESVDEIIRKEMSVEEAFRELVDVRTVDMVRPDIWPVVGVVTSDYGWRIMGRRKEFHTGIDISASYGTPVSVTADGRVVYAGWLRGYGYTVIVYHGHGFATLYAHLSSISVSYGDKVVKAQIIGKVGNTGRSFGNHLHYEILKYGMRQNPIAYLP, from the coding sequence ATGATAAAAATTCTTTTTTTATTAATGCTGACTTGTTCCATAATTGGTAATACATCTTTAATGCAACTTGGAGTGGGTGGTCCTTCTGTAAGTTATCCTTCTCAGGATGTGTATTACGATGACCCATTGGAGGAAATCAATACCGAAAGTGTGGATGAAATCATTAGAAAAGAGATGTCTGTCGAAGAAGCTTTTAGGGAGCTTGTGGATGTCAGAACTGTGGATATGGTAAGACCAGATATATGGCCTGTGGTTGGGGTGGTGACTTCGGATTACGGCTGGCGCATAATGGGTAGGCGGAAGGAATTTCACACCGGTATAGATATATCCGCTTCCTACGGCACTCCCGTCAGCGTAACCGCGGATGGCCGAGTTGTATATGCTGGTTGGTTGAGAGGCTACGGGTACACCGTGATCGTATACCATGGTCATGGCTTTGCCACTTTGTATGCGCACCTTTCAAGCATTTCTGTAAGTTATGGAGATAAAGTTGTAAAGGCGCAGATAATCGGTAAAGTTGGTAATACTGGTAGGTCTTTTGGAAATCACTTACATTACGAGATATTGAAATACGGGATGAGGCAAAATCCCATAGCCTATTTGCCTTAA
- a CDS encoding NYN domain-containing protein: MERLVIFIDGSNLFHAIKQLNIKIDYTKLIEFLKEDRRLVRAYFYGAIPQEKDLKKHTPEWESFLRQRRFLEELSLQGIKVKTANLKRLPGGEFIEKEVDIMLATDMLSLAYKDAYDTVVLVSGDSDFSYTVEEVQSLGKRVENASFKRTSSYLLRKICDRFILLDDYLDRFVVEEKVQVSQEVSFWEKVLKLWKK; this comes from the coding sequence ATGGAAAGGTTAGTTATATTCATAGATGGTTCCAATCTTTTCCACGCCATAAAACAGCTGAATATAAAAATAGACTACACAAAACTTATAGAATTCTTAAAAGAGGATAGAAGACTTGTAAGAGCTTATTTTTATGGAGCAATACCGCAGGAGAAAGATTTAAAAAAGCACACGCCCGAGTGGGAAAGCTTTTTAAGACAAAGAAGGTTTTTAGAAGAACTATCACTGCAAGGTATAAAAGTTAAGACTGCAAATCTGAAGAGACTTCCAGGAGGAGAGTTTATAGAAAAAGAGGTGGATATAATGTTAGCTACCGACATGCTAAGCCTTGCTTATAAAGACGCATACGATACTGTTGTTTTGGTAAGTGGAGATAGCGATTTTTCTTACACGGTGGAAGAGGTCCAAAGCTTAGGCAAAAGGGTAGAAAACGCATCCTTTAAGAGGACAAGCTCCTATCTTCTAAGAAAGATCTGCGATAGATTTATACTTTTAGATGATTACCTTGATAGATTTGTGGTAGAGGAAAAGGTGCAAGTAAGCCAGGAAGTCAGCTTTTGGGAAAAAGTGCTCAAGCTATGGAAAAAGTAG
- the epmA gene encoding elongation factor P--(R)-beta-lysine ligase, translated as MHKKPENLLLAWADFIDTIRNFFKSKGYLEVTTPILQMYPNVDPNVEPLKVKLNLGGRDRIFWLHTSPEHAMKKLLASFPINMFQITKVFRDKEYGRLHRPEFTMLEWYRLEASYENLIEEIVELLKLFGFESYEVLELEKAFEKYLGVVLSEDEEILKNNLVSYGYEFDDKEDWDSLFYRLYIDLEKHLGFDKPTFLVKFPSKLGIYSVLKDGYAERFELYIKGVEIANGWTEERDPNEIRKRMESNLRGRELPLDGELLKALANITSFSGCSIGLERLFIVVYNIQTLDDLPWIFQMQKEEKE; from the coding sequence ATGCATAAAAAGCCAGAGAACTTGCTCCTCGCTTGGGCTGATTTTATAGATACTATACGGAACTTTTTTAAATCAAAAGGTTACTTGGAAGTTACAACTCCAATCTTGCAGATGTATCCAAACGTGGATCCCAACGTAGAACCTCTAAAGGTCAAACTTAATCTGGGTGGAAGGGACAGAATTTTTTGGCTTCATACTTCACCCGAGCATGCAATGAAAAAATTGCTTGCAAGTTTTCCGATTAATATGTTTCAAATAACTAAGGTTTTTAGAGATAAAGAGTATGGAAGATTACACAGACCTGAATTTACTATGTTGGAGTGGTATAGGTTGGAGGCAAGCTATGAAAATCTTATAGAGGAAATCGTAGAGTTGTTGAAACTCTTCGGATTTGAAAGCTACGAAGTGCTTGAGCTTGAGAAGGCTTTTGAAAAATACTTAGGGGTTGTTTTGTCTGAGGATGAAGAAATACTTAAAAACAATCTCGTTTCCTACGGATACGAGTTTGACGATAAAGAAGATTGGGACAGCTTATTTTACCGCCTATACATAGATTTGGAAAAGCATCTTGGCTTTGACAAGCCCACTTTTTTAGTAAAGTTCCCTTCCAAGCTTGGGATTTACAGTGTTTTGAAAGATGGATATGCGGAGAGATTTGAACTGTACATAAAGGGCGTGGAGATAGCCAACGGATGGACAGAAGAGAGGGACCCAAATGAAATAAGAAAAAGAATGGAATCAAACTTGAGGGGTAGAGAACTCCCGCTGGATGGGGAGCTGTTAAAGGCATTAGCCAACATTACAAGCTTTTCTGGCTGTTCCATAGGCTTGGAAAGGCTTTTTATCGTAGTTTATAATATCCAAACTTTAGATGACCTTCCGTGGATTTTTCAGATGCAAAAGGAGGAAAAGGAATGA
- a CDS encoding thioesterase family protein: MIYKRRIHFYETDAQGIVHHSNYLRLFEEARGEFLRNIGVPYSKLREEGYEVVLLEAYCQFREPILYDQEVNVEINLTEMNRYFFHFSYQVWVEGRLKAAGKTKHCFTREAKIVSIPQKLRDLLACKTNEKN; the protein is encoded by the coding sequence GTGATATACAAAAGGCGCATTCACTTTTACGAAACGGATGCTCAAGGAATAGTCCATCATTCAAACTACCTTAGGCTCTTTGAAGAGGCAAGGGGAGAATTCTTAAGGAACATAGGTGTGCCCTACTCTAAGCTTAGGGAAGAAGGTTATGAGGTTGTCTTGCTGGAAGCATACTGTCAATTTAGAGAACCTATACTTTACGATCAGGAGGTGAATGTGGAGATCAATCTAACAGAAATGAACAGGTATTTTTTCCATTTTAGCTACCAAGTTTGGGTTGAAGGTAGGCTAAAGGCAGCGGGAAAAACCAAACACTGCTTCACCAGAGAAGCAAAAATAGTTTCTATACCGCAAAAGCTTAGAGATTTGCTGGCTTGCAAAACCAACGAAAAAAATTAA